Proteins from one Gilliamella sp. ESL0443 genomic window:
- the lysS gene encoding lysine--tRNA ligase, with protein sequence MSTQQEQQNHIEELNNELTIRREKLAAIREQGIAFPNDFRRDAISSDLHKLYDEKTNEELIENKIIVTVAGRMMMRRIMGKASFVSLQDVAGQIQLYVTRDDLPENYYNEQFKKWDLGDIVGAKGYLFKTKTGELSIHCEEIRLLTKALRPLPDKFHGLADQEMRYRQRYLDLITNQQSRDTFIARSKVVTEIRNFMLENHFMEVETPMMQVIPGGASAKPFITHHNALDLDMYLRIAPELYLKRLVVGGFERVFEINRNFRNEGVSPRHNPEFTMMEMYMAYADYKDLIVLTEALFRRLAIAVTGNPVVQYGEHTFDFGKPFIKMTMREAICHYRPETNNADLDDFDKACAIAKAVGIKVEKGWGLGRVVTEIFEEVAEANLIQPTFITEYPAEVSPLARRNDENPFVTDRFEFFIGGREIGNGFSELNDAEDQAQRFADQVSQKDAGDDEAMFYDEDYITALEHGLPPTAGLGIGIDRTVMLFTNSHTIRDVILFPTMRPVK encoded by the coding sequence ATGTCAACACAGCAAGAGCAACAAAACCATATTGAAGAGTTAAATAACGAGCTTACAATACGTCGTGAAAAGCTAGCTGCAATTCGCGAACAAGGCATTGCTTTCCCGAATGATTTCCGTCGTGACGCAATTTCAAGCGATCTTCATAAATTGTATGATGAAAAAACTAACGAAGAGTTAATTGAAAACAAAATTATTGTAACCGTTGCGGGTCGAATGATGATGCGCCGTATTATGGGTAAGGCTTCATTTGTCTCATTACAAGATGTTGCAGGGCAAATCCAACTCTATGTCACGCGTGATGATCTACCCGAAAACTACTACAACGAACAATTCAAAAAATGGGATCTTGGTGACATCGTTGGTGCTAAAGGCTACTTATTCAAAACCAAAACAGGCGAACTATCAATCCACTGTGAAGAAATCCGCCTACTAACAAAAGCATTACGCCCATTACCCGATAAATTCCACGGCTTAGCAGATCAAGAAATGCGCTATCGTCAACGTTACCTTGATTTAATTACTAATCAACAATCACGTGACACCTTTATTGCGCGCTCAAAAGTGGTAACTGAAATCCGTAACTTCATGTTAGAAAACCACTTTATGGAAGTTGAAACCCCAATGATGCAAGTCATCCCAGGTGGTGCATCAGCCAAACCATTTATTACGCACCATAATGCGCTTGATCTAGACATGTATTTACGAATTGCGCCAGAACTTTACTTAAAACGTCTAGTGGTAGGTGGATTTGAGCGTGTATTTGAAATCAACCGCAATTTCCGAAACGAAGGGGTATCGCCAAGACATAATCCTGAATTCACCATGATGGAAATGTATATGGCTTATGCTGATTATAAAGATTTGATTGTATTAACTGAAGCGTTATTCCGTCGTTTAGCCATTGCCGTGACGGGGAATCCAGTAGTGCAATATGGCGAACATACTTTTGATTTCGGCAAACCATTTATCAAAATGACCATGCGTGAAGCAATCTGCCATTATCGCCCAGAAACCAATAATGCTGATTTAGATGATTTTGACAAAGCTTGTGCGATTGCAAAAGCAGTGGGAATCAAAGTGGAAAAAGGCTGGGGACTTGGTCGAGTGGTAACTGAAATATTTGAAGAAGTGGCTGAAGCTAACCTCATTCAACCAACATTTATCACCGAATACCCGGCAGAAGTCTCACCACTTGCTCGTCGAAACGATGAAAACCCATTTGTAACAGACCGCTTTGAATTCTTTATTGGTGGACGTGAAATTGGTAACGGCTTCTCAGAACTTAATGATGCCGAAGACCAAGCACAACGTTTTGCTGACCAAGTATCACAAAAAGACGCGGGTGATGATGAAGCAATGTTTTATGATGAAGATTACATCACCGCATTAGAACATGGCTTACCGCCAACAGCAGGGCTAGGAATTGGGATTGACCGAACCGTAATGCTATTCACCAATAGCCATACCATTCGGGATGTCATTTTATTCCCAACTATGCGTCCAGTTAAATAG
- a CDS encoding uracil-xanthine permease family protein has protein sequence MNNDASQHSWQDIFTGAQMLFVAFGALVLVPLLTGLNTNVALFTAGLGTLLFQLTTKGKVPVFLASSFAFIAPISFGVAQWGIPATLGGLVAAGFVFMFFAFLVKINGKHVIDRILPPVVTGPIIMVIGLSLAPVAVKMAMGTDSGIPAENYQLILISMASLLTTLIVAIWAKGFFRLVPIIAGIVVGYALSCIMGIVNFQPIIDAPWFKVPDFTFPEFHWQAILYMIPIVIAPTIEHVGDIMAISAVTGKDYTRDPGLQRTLLGDGLATSSAGFFGGPPCITYAEVIGAVTLTRNFKTRVMTWAAIWAIFMSFVGKIGAFLSTIPTVVMGGIMVLLFGSIASVGINILIKHKVDLSIPRNMCIVSLVLVFGIGGMIFDFGSYALQGISLCGILAILLNLILPKKNQLTNN, from the coding sequence AAATGCTATTTGTTGCATTTGGTGCATTAGTACTTGTGCCATTATTAACCGGCTTAAATACCAATGTTGCTTTATTCACAGCCGGATTGGGCACACTATTATTTCAACTGACCACCAAAGGAAAAGTCCCAGTATTTTTAGCATCATCCTTTGCTTTTATTGCTCCGATCTCTTTTGGCGTTGCACAGTGGGGAATTCCTGCAACATTGGGTGGACTTGTTGCAGCCGGTTTTGTGTTTATGTTTTTTGCCTTTTTGGTCAAAATTAACGGAAAGCACGTAATTGATCGCATTTTACCGCCAGTGGTTACTGGACCGATCATAATGGTTATCGGTTTATCACTTGCACCGGTAGCCGTCAAAATGGCAATGGGAACCGACAGTGGAATACCCGCCGAAAACTATCAATTAATTTTGATCTCAATGGCGTCACTATTAACCACCTTAATTGTAGCTATTTGGGCCAAAGGCTTTTTTAGATTAGTCCCGATCATTGCAGGTATTGTTGTGGGATACGCATTGTCTTGCATAATGGGCATAGTCAATTTTCAACCCATTATTGATGCGCCATGGTTTAAAGTACCAGATTTCACCTTTCCAGAATTTCACTGGCAAGCTATCTTATATATGATCCCAATTGTAATTGCACCGACGATCGAGCATGTTGGTGATATTATGGCGATCAGCGCAGTAACCGGAAAAGATTATACCCGAGATCCGGGCTTACAAAGAACATTGCTTGGTGATGGATTAGCAACCTCAAGTGCAGGCTTCTTTGGTGGTCCACCTTGTATCACTTATGCCGAAGTTATTGGCGCGGTCACATTAACCCGTAACTTCAAAACACGAGTAATGACTTGGGCGGCAATTTGGGCAATTTTCATGTCATTTGTTGGAAAGATCGGCGCTTTTTTAAGTACGATCCCAACAGTTGTTATGGGCGGGATTATGGTGCTTTTATTCGGCTCGATTGCATCAGTAGGTATTAATATATTAATTAAACATAAAGTCGATCTCTCTATACCACGCAATATGTGTATTGTTTCATTAGTATTAGTCTTTGGGATCGGTGGAATGATATTTGATTTTGGGTCTTATGCACTACAAGGCATTAGCTTATGTGGAATTTTAGCGATTTTGTTAAATTTAATTTTACCTAAAAAAAATCAACTGACTAATAACTAG